The window ACCTACTTGATTTCAACATTTTCTTGACTCTATCCAAAGTTACTATTGATTGCTTGTCATGCCCCTGCCTAGATCAACTGTGCACTTGGATCTGTTATGTAAGATTTCTTGATATATAAGATGCttacaaaaaatgtaaaaacaattctttaaagCTTTACCAACCAAATACATGcagacaaaaaaatttcaaagtcaTGTACTATCCATTTATACACATTCATGTCAGTGATTAGGTTATCTATTGATTTTGTGGGCTCTCTCTGTTTGGCTAACAATAAGGCTGGTAGTGCCCCTTTTTCAGGGCTTGTAGCTTCAGAGGTTCGACTATTATGTGACCTTGAGCAGCCAGAACCCACTTGGTAAAACCTGGACTCTCTCCTACTTCCTGCATTAGTTGTGTGTGAGTAGGAGTgcaaattcatatatttatattcatgaaAAGCTTTTATCTTGTAGGATAGTTCGGCATATTGGGGGTGCCATGAGAGGTTCTGGTGCTGAACAAATTTCAGTTCTGGTGAGGACTATGGTGGAAAGCAAAGTAAGCAAGAATGTATTGCGCTTATTTCATGCACTTGGCTACAGATTGGACCATGAATTGCTGAGAGTAGGATTCGCCTTCCATTTTCAAAGGGGTGCTTCAATTACAGTTACTGTGTCGTCAGTCAATAAGATGCTTAAATTACATGCAACTGATGAGGCTGTGCCAGTGACACCTGGTATACAGATGGTTGAAGTGACAGCCCCTGCATCTTCCGAAAACTATAGTGAAGTTGCTGCTGCTGTGTCATCCTTCTGTGAATATCTTGCACCGTAAGagcttttattttccttttaagttGCTTGCTCATGACCCTTACGAGACTGACCTAGTTTTGCTCCTTGTACTTCCAATGGCCAAGGGCCATTGGGGCACACTTGCAACTCATGAGGGTAGTCCTATTTTAACATACTGTTCTATTCTGGAAATTGGTTTAGTATAAGTTTGAATTTACATGCAGATGGACCACCAcaaattacataaatatttGGATGCAAACTTGATACTGGCTATATTTGGGTTTGGGATCTGTATGATAAGGCTTTTATGTCTTAAGCTAATTTGGGTTAGCATCATGGGAATTCATTGAAATTTTGTTGAGTAATTAGAAAGCAACATGCCAGTGGACCAAACTCCATGATTCAAACAAATTTGGGATAGGACAAGACTTCTGAATAACCATAGACTTGCAGCTTAAAAACCAAGAATGTTGCAGAACCTATTTCTAATTCAGCAAGTACCATGAATTCCAAAAGGCTTGAATGACTTATCATAACAATCCTAGGTATAATTTGCATTTCAGAACGTACTGTTTTATTCATCCATTTCCTTTATAATCCTTGAAAGGAACTATTAATTCATGGATACTGATCTCTGCAACTAGGTGAGGAGAATTGAAATGCTGGAGCAAGACGAGGGTTAGACATGCATGTAGTGAAATCATAAACAATTTTGGCTCTTTCTGGTTATTGTTATTTACAGGtgtttttgatatttattttcagGCTTCTACATTTATCAAAACCTGGTACCTCAACAGGAGTTGTCCCTACTGCTGCTGCAGCTGCAGCATCTCTCATGTCAGATGCTGGGGTTACAACTTGATAGCAAAGATTCTAAAATTGCAAGATGGTGAGAAAATTCTATATTAACTATGACGTGCCATTGATTTTATTAGCATCCATGGGAGCTGCAGCCAAATACTGTTGACTGCATTATAAATCCCAAAAATAAACAGCCTTTGATAACTGTGAACCTTTTTCTAGGTTTTTACAAATCAATTTTGTGGTGTAATGATTAGAAGAGACCGATCAAATGCCCTAAGATAACCATTCGTGAGGTTTGAATTTAGCAGTGCTGTAAACAAATGCTGAATGACTTACCTTAGGTTAAATATCAATTTGTAAACAGATGGCTCCAAGTGGCTCAAGTCTATTAAGCAGCTGACCTTCAGAATTAAGACCTGAGTTTTCTTATGAAATCATCAGGGGGATAAGTTTGTGCTTCTGCTTTCTGGCCAAGGTATGCATACTCCGGTAGTCCTGTTTGATGGCATTAGTCTATAAGCTAAGGACCCTAAACTACAAGAAAGCCCCATAAATGGGCAACAGTGTTAAAAGCCATGGCCTATTGTCGAGCTCTTTTCctcttttaattagtttaatattttaattttaatgttttggaGAACTGCTGATAAGTTAGTTCATTAACTCTAGTATCCGTGTCCTATCTTGTTTTGAATCTAACATATTAATTTGCATGACATGTAGGCCTGGTTGTTTGTTTgctctttcattttcctttttatttttctttgtttttcgtTTTTAGATCAAGTTTTTTCCAAATGTTtgagttttaattaaaaaaaagaaaaaaaggaagttaaattttgacttttgtttgaatttaaaaagactcaatttgttttcttctcttcccaGTCAAACTTGGACTATCTAAAGACAAATCCGACCTCGGCCCAGCTATTTCTTTGTTGTCACCCACCACTGTGCATCACCTACATTCTTCTCAGATTGTGGGTCTCCACTCGAATCACCATTGGTTTCATTGAGGAAGAGCGGTATCTCCACTCTATCACTATTCACTACTGCCCTAGACCAAGGGTAGTACATCACCCTCCATCGCTTCAAGTCTCTCATTACCTCGGTCATCTTCTAATTCTAATTGCGACACGTTTACGCTTACGGAAAGGAAAATGGTGGTTTTTGGACCATAAAATGATCTTACAATTTAGCTCCTTAAAGCATTTATAATTTTGTCTTTCCTCTTCCTTCGCTTTTAACACTTTTACTGTTgtaagaaaatcttttttctttttttttttgttttggatttttgaaaatatgtaacATAATTGTTATACTTCTGATTTTAGGTTGTCAAATTATTGATTCTTAGATGTCTTAtctaacaattatttttttattaggcaaaaatgttaaattattcatttttaagttttaattaatataataaattttgacattttgagtatgaaaatatgttaattattattttccatgtaattgtttgttttaaacgtctttcttatttgaaaaaaagggACTAATTTGTTTTCGAGATACATCTAAggattaatttttagattttacgGCATGagaaaataatctaaaaaacttatttcaaaataaatcattttttgttaattaaatttagttgcattttttgtttttccaattttattttttaaaatttgaaaaaaaataaaaaatcaatgtttGATAATCATTTTTAGCCTTTGGATTTACAATTTGAAAGcaggagaaaataaaagaattataaacCTGCTGATTTTCAAATCTTATTAAACAAGTTTTGAAAGGAAACCCGTATTCCACCGCCACTGCTCCTTCTCATAAAGAAATCTGCAAAAGCTGATCACCGATTTTCACCCCTTTTCCTAACATTTTTAAAGACtaaaagtaaaactaaaaatattttttttataaaaaaataaccttcaaaaataggaaaaacagaaAGGTACTATTTCTCAAATTGGATCATGAGAGCATAAGTCCACGAATCACACAAGAAGGGCATGTTCAAGAGAGTATCTAATCAAACCACTAACTCCATATCCATCTATAAAactgttaattttattttgctatatatcaatcttttaaaaataaaagaaataacaaataatctaagcatccataggtgtgtcttcCTGGAGGACGGTTGATGCTACGATAATTAACATAGATGATGAGGGGCAACATCACTTCTACAAACAAAACCCAACCCAATCTTTGTGTGTTCTTACCGCCGCAGCCTcaaaaaaaccaagacaaaGCCTTGTGGgactattttcttttcaacgACCAAAAAGGAGGAGAAACAAACACGGCAATACATGCAGG is drawn from Vitis riparia cultivar Riparia Gloire de Montpellier isolate 1030 chromosome 18, EGFV_Vit.rip_1.0, whole genome shotgun sequence and contains these coding sequences:
- the LOC117907033 gene encoding mediator of RNA polymerase II transcription subunit 18 — encoded protein: MECVVQGIIETQHVEALEILLQGLCGVHRERLRIHELCLKSGPNLGLVASEVRLLCDLEQPEPTWIVRHIGGAMRGSGAEQISVLVRTMVESKVSKNVLRLFHALGYRLDHELLRVGFAFHFQRGASITVTVSSVNKMLKLHATDEAVPVTPGIQMVEVTAPASSENYSEVAAAVSSFCEYLAPLLHLSKPGTSTGVVPTAAAAAASLMSDAGVTT